In the Terriglobales bacterium genome, CATGGCGGTGGAAGAGGCAAGAGCGCGGATGATGATCCGCTCCGCCTGGGTAAGCTGAGCCTCGGCCGGCGCCTTCACCGACGCGGCGCGGGTCGCTGCCGCATGCTTCAAGTCCTGGCGCAGGAGCGCGGAATCGATGCCGAGCTTCTGGGCGATGTCATTGGCCAGTTCGTCACGCACGATCCGGTTGGGCACGCGCTGGATGTGGGGCAGCAGGAAGTTCAGGGCCTTCACCTTGGCCTCCGGGGACCGAGGCTGGAACTGCTTCATGGCGCGCTCCATGAGGTAGTCGAAGTACTTGGGCGCGCGTTGCAGCAAGTTCACGTAGGCTTCCCTGCCCTGCTTACGGACGTAGAGGTCAGGGTCGAAGCCCGGCTCCAGAGTCGCGACCTTGATGCTGAAGTCCTCAGCCACCAGCATGGCCAACGAGCGTTCGGCGGCGGCGGCGCCCGCGGTGTCGGGGTCAAAATTGACGATGATGCGCTTGGTGTAGCGGCCGAGCAGGCGCACCTGCGCCTCAGTGAACGCGGTGCCGGAGCTGGCGATCACGTTGTGCTGCCCCGCCATGAACACCGAGATGCAATCCATCTGGCCTTCCACCAGGATCACGCTGTCGAGCTTGCGGATGGCTTCCTTGGCGCGGTCCAGGTTGTAGAGCACCCGGCCCTTGGAGTAGATGGCGGTCTCGGGCGAGTTCAGGTACTTGGGGCCGGATTTCTCGTCCGTCGCCAGGGTGCGGCCGGTGAAGGCGATGATCTTCCCCGACTCGTTGGAGATAGGGAAGATGGCGCGGTTACGAAATTTGGAGTAGAGGGTCGCTGGTCGCTGGTCGCTAGTCGCTGGCTGAGAACCCCTGCCCCTGTCATCCTGAGCGAGGGCTTCAGCCCGAGTCGAAGGCCCCCTACTCTCTTCCGTTTGCTTCCAGGAAAACAAGCCGGATACTTTGAGTAGCTCCTCGTCGTATTGGCCCTTCAGGCGGTCGCGCAACAGGAAGCCGGAATCCGGCGCGTAGCCGATGCGGAAGATCTTGATGGCCTCCTCGGTCAGGCCGCGGTTCTTCAGATACTCGCGCGCCTGGGCGCTTTCCGGGCGGCGCAGTTGCTCTTCGAAGAACACGCAGGCCTTCTCGTGCAGCTCGACCAGCGCCCCGCGCAGCTTGGCTTCCTTGGCCTCGGCGGGCGAATCGTAGGTCTGCTTCGGCGGGGGGACGCCAAGCTTCTGCGCCACCAGGCGCACCGCCTCTGGGAAAGTGATGTTCTCGATCTTCTGCACGAAGCTGTACACGTCGCCGGAAACCCCGCAGCCGAAGCAGTGATAGAACTGGCGGGTCTGGTGGACGGAGAACGACGGCGTCTTCTCGTTGTGAAAGGGACAAAGCCCGGAAAAATTCTGCGCCCCGGCTTTCTTCAGCTTCACGTAATCGCCGACGATGCGGACGATATCCGCCTGCTGTTTCAGGGTGTACGCGAAATCGCCGGGGTTAGCCATCGGACAGACTACTCCGTTTGGATTCTGGTCTAATGAACGGCGCCGCGCACCAGAAATCGGAATCCGGTTGTGGAATTACTGTGGATATCCGGTGCTTGCCGGTGGATGGCGGCGGAAAAACAAGTCAGATCGAAGAACGAAGATCGCAGAAGTGATGGTCTTCACTAGTCCTGCATTCTTACTTCTGCAATCTGACCTGTCGTTGGTTTGTCAGATCCGAAGTTCCACCACCGTCGCTCCCCCGCCGCCTTCGTTCTGCGCTGGCTCGGTCACCGAAGCGACCTGGGGATGGTTCTTCAGGTACTGGCGCAGGGCCTTGCGCAGGATGCCCATGCCGCTGCCGTGCACGATGCGCACCCGGGTGGCGCCGGCCAGGAAAGCTCGGTCGATGAACTTCTCCACCCGGCGGGTAGCCTCGTCCACGTTCTCACCGATGACGTTGATCTCGGTGGGCACGCCTGACTCCTCCGCCACCGACACCGAGATGCCGCGGGCCCGCGCCTGCTTGACCGGCGAATCGGAGGCGTGGATAACGATCTCGGCGATGTCGTCCTTGGGCACGCGCATCTTCATGGCGCCCATCTCGACCTCGTAGGCCTGGTCGTCGAGCTTACGCTTGATGACCGCGTTGCGGCCCAGGGACTTCAGCCTGACGGTGTCGCCCTCCGACACGTGCTTGACCTCGGAGGGGCGGGCGTGGGGATCGCCGCGGTCGGCGCCGGTGGAGTGGGCCACGATGGCGGAATCGAATTCTTCCTTGAATTCGCGGCGCAGCTTGGCGATGCGGCGCTCGGCGTCCTTGGAGAGCTTCAGCGCCGAGGCGCGCTCCTGCACCGCCTGTACCGTCTCGCGGGCACGGTACTCGAAGTCGCGCAGCACGGCCTCGAGCTTCTTCTCCATCTCCCGGACGCGCTCGCGCTGTTCCTTCAACCCCTCGGCCTCCAGGCGCTTCTTCTCGCGCGCGACCTCTTCCTCGCGGGTCTGCAGGCGGAAGCGCTCCTGCTCGGCTTCGCGCAGCTCGGAGTGCAGCTTGTCGAGGAAGCGGGCGACGTCCTGGGCCTGCGTGCCCGCGGCCTCGCGCGCTGACTTCAGGATCTCCGGGTTGAGGCCGAGGCGCTGGGCGATGTTGATGCCCGCGGATGCCCCTGGCACACCGATCTTCAGCTCGTAGGTGGGCTGTAAGGTGCGCTCATCGAAGCCGACCGCAGCGTTGAGCACTCCGTCGGTGTTCGCGGCGTAGACCTTCAGCGCGGTGTGGTGGGTGGAGATCACGCTGACACACCCGCGCCGACAGAAGTAATCGGCGATGGCGACCGCCAGCGCCGCGCCCTCGGCCGGATCGGTAGCCGAACCGAGTTCGTCGAGCAGCACCAGGGAGCGCTCGGTCGCGGTACGCGAGATGCGGTCGATATTGGTAATGTGCGCCGAGAAGGTCGAGAGGTTCTGCTCGATGGACTGGTAGTCGCCGATGTCGGCGAGGACCGCGTCGAATACAGGCAACTCGGCGCATCCCGCCGGCACCGGTACGCCGGCCTGCGCCATCAAGGTCAGGAGGCCGACCGTCTTCAATGCCACCGTCTTGCCGCCGGTGTTGGGGCCGCTGATGATGAGTTGCCGGCGGTTACTCTCGAGCTCGAGTGAGATGGGCACGATGCGGCCGCCCTTCGGCTTGAGGTTCCGCTCGAGCAGGGGATGGCGGGCGTTGCGGAGAACCAGGCGAGGTTCGCTCGGCCGGTTCCCGTCCCCACACAAGATGGGCTCGACGCAGTCGTAGTCTTCGGCGAAGCGGGCTTTGGCGAACTGCAGCTCGAGCTCGGCGAGCACGTCCGCGGCCGCCAGGATGGCATCTGCCTGGTCGCGCACCCGGGCGGTCATCTCCAGCAGGATGCGATGGATCTCCGCCTGCTCCTCTTCCAGCAGGCGCACCAGGTCGTTGTTCTGCTCGATGGTCTCCAGGGGCTCGACGAACACGGTCTGCCCGCTCGAGCTGGCGCCGTGCACCACACCGTTGACACGGCGTTTCTGCTCCGCCTTCACCGGGATCACAAAGCGCTCGCCGCGGATGGTGATGAGCTCGTCCTGCACCGCTCCACCCTCGGCCAGGCGTCGCAGGTATCCGCGCAACGATTCCTGGATGAGGCGCTTCTGCTTCTCGACCTCGCGGCGGATGCGCGCCAGTTCGGGGGAGGCGCGGTCGTCGAGCGTGCCGTCGGGGAGAATCTTGTTGCGCAGGAAGCGGAGCAGCTCGGTGAAGCTGGCGATGCCGGCGGAGAGCTCAGCCACGGCGGCGAACTCCCGTTTCATCTGCGAAGGCGGGTGGGCAGCGATGTGCCGCCACTCGTCAGCCCGGTCCACTACCAGCAGGATGCTGCGCAGGGCCTCGGTGTCAAGGGCGGCGCCCTCGATCCTGGACTTGTTCACCAGGTCCGTGGGATCGAGCAACCCGGAGAAGTCGAAGCGCCCGCCGCAGCGCAGGTATTCACGAGTCTCGGCCGCGAGCTGCTGCTGGCGTTCGATCCAGGTGCGGTCATCGCTGGGCGCGATGCGCGCGACGCGGTCCTTGCCCAGCGCCGATACGGCATAGCCGCGCAGCATCTCCCGCAGGGCATCGAATTCCAGCGGGCGGGCGCTGGTGTGCGCCAGGGCGGACATAGGGATTCATGGTATCAGGCAGTTTGCCGGTATGGTCACGCGCGGGCGATACGCCTGGCCGCGCCACAACTGGCTAGGGCTTAACCGAATCGAGCAGGGATTGGGCGACCGCGGGGAACTTCATCAGGATGGTGGCCCCGCCTCCTGGGCGATTGAAGCCGGTGATCTCCCCCCGGTGTTCGCGCACGATGCCGTAGCAGGCGCTCAGCCCCAGGCCGGTGCCTTTGCCCACCGGCTTGGTGGTATAGAAGGGATCGAACATGCGCTGCGGGTCCTTGATGCCGGGCCCGCTGTCGGAGATCTCCAGGGTGACGTCACCGTTCTGGCGGGCGGTGCGCACGATGATGGTGCCTCCGCCGGTCTCCTGCAGGGCGTCAACCGCATTGTTGATGACGTGGCAGCAGACTTGGAGCAACTGGTTGGAATCCCCCAGGATGTAGGGCTGTTCCGCCTGGCTGACGCGCTCGATGCGGATGTTGTTCTTGCCCAGGTCCATCTGGCGCAGGGTAATCGCATTGTTCACCACCGCGTCCACATTCAGCAGCGTCCGCTCGGTGTTGGACTGGCGGGCGAAGCTGAGCAGGTGACCGACCAGGGTCTTGGTGCGGCGGGCCTGCTGCCCGATCTTCTCGGCCATGCCCCGCGCCTCCTCCGGCAGACCCTTTTGCGAGCCCAGCAGTTCGGAATAACCCAGGATGGCGGCCAGGGGATTATTGATCTCGTGAGCGGCGCCGGAGACGAGCTGCCCGAGCGCGGCCATCTTCTCGGTGTGCACCAGCTGGTCCTGCAGCCGGCTCAGGTCCTCGAAGGAACGGCGCGAATCGTCGAGCAGGCGCAGCAACTCCTCGTCCATCAGGTGCTCCTTGATGAAGACCAGGGCGCCCAGCAGCAGCATGGCCGCGAGGGTAAGCACCAGCCGGAAATTGCGCACGGCCAGCGGCTGCGGCATGGTGGCGATGTCGAACATGGCGACCACCGGCATGGAGAGCACCGCCGCCATGGCCAGCCGCGCCGGCCAGACCCCATATTGTTCGCTGATCACGGAAAGATTCTCTTCCCGCACGTCGCGGGAGCGGGCGCCCGCCGCGGCCCAGATGAAGCCCAGCACCGCGACCAGCAGCGGGATGTCGTAGACGCTGCCGGTATAGTACTTGTGAGCGTAGTCCGCGATGTTCCCCAGGGTCGAACTCAGAGAATAGAGCAGGCCGGCCAGGAAGAGCCGCTTGTACACCACCCGCCAGATCCCCGCGCTGCGACTCCAGACGATGCCGACGCCGATCACGAAAGCCACGTTCTCCACGAACGAGAGAGT is a window encoding:
- a CDS encoding HAMP domain-containing sensor histidine kinase yields the protein MSLSVRANPWLVLPMVLVGVYAVVSLTATPSYALTVFGDLAQEVMALTVFAAMAANIPRGKGRDRLFWVMMAVGCAFWAASQGLWVAYEVFIRRPMPQPFWGDVISFLHIIPLMGALAVQPHLRQGSRFLRVGMLDLSILLLWWLYLYLFLVIPWQYIVLDQMKYGRAYTTLSFVENVAFVIGVGIVWSRSAGIWRVVYKRLFLAGLLYSLSSTLGNIADYAHKYYTGSVYDIPLLVAVLGFIWAAAGARSRDVREENLSVISEQYGVWPARLAMAAVLSMPVVAMFDIATMPQPLAVRNFRLVLTLAAMLLLGALVFIKEHLMDEELLRLLDDSRRSFEDLSRLQDQLVHTEKMAALGQLVSGAAHEINNPLAAILGYSELLGSQKGLPEEARGMAEKIGQQARRTKTLVGHLLSFARQSNTERTLLNVDAVVNNAITLRQMDLGKNNIRIERVSQAEQPYILGDSNQLLQVCCHVINNAVDALQETGGGTIIVRTARQNGDVTLEISDSGPGIKDPQRMFDPFYTTKPVGKGTGLGLSACYGIVREHRGEITGFNRPGGGATILMKFPAVAQSLLDSVKP
- a CDS encoding DNA primase, with the protein product MANPGDFAYTLKQQADIVRIVGDYVKLKKAGAQNFSGLCPFHNEKTPSFSVHQTRQFYHCFGCGVSGDVYSFVQKIENITFPEAVRLVAQKLGVPPPKQTYDSPAEAKEAKLRGALVELHEKACVFFEEQLRRPESAQAREYLKNRGLTEEAIKIFRIGYAPDSGFLLRDRLKGQYDEELLKVSGLFSWKQTEESRGPSTRAEALAQDDRGRGSQPATSDQRPATLYSKFRNRAIFPISNESGKIIAFTGRTLATDEKSGPKYLNSPETAIYSKGRVLYNLDRAKEAIRKLDSVILVEGQMDCISVFMAGQHNVIASSGTAFTEAQVRLLGRYTKRIIVNFDPDTAGAAAAERSLAMLVAEDFSIKVATLEPGFDPDLYVRKQGREAYVNLLQRAPKYFDYLMERAMKQFQPRSPEAKVKALNFLLPHIQRVPNRIVRDELANDIAQKLGIDSALLRQDLKHAAATRAASVKAPAEAQLTQAERIIIRALASSTAMSSETPHSDRSGEDGIPDLWRQAEFTLTSEGLHRGLAAESLIEALLKAEAGADPMTLELSESDRRLLAATLMQEAEELTMELVEEALVALRRRRLERQQQEVKHQIAQAERQNDATTLNRLVQEKLRIDRELAARLRQ
- a CDS encoding endonuclease MutS2 encodes the protein MSALAHTSARPLEFDALREMLRGYAVSALGKDRVARIAPSDDRTWIERQQQLAAETREYLRCGGRFDFSGLLDPTDLVNKSRIEGAALDTEALRSILLVVDRADEWRHIAAHPPSQMKREFAAVAELSAGIASFTELLRFLRNKILPDGTLDDRASPELARIRREVEKQKRLIQESLRGYLRRLAEGGAVQDELITIRGERFVIPVKAEQKRRVNGVVHGASSSGQTVFVEPLETIEQNNDLVRLLEEEQAEIHRILLEMTARVRDQADAILAAADVLAELELQFAKARFAEDYDCVEPILCGDGNRPSEPRLVLRNARHPLLERNLKPKGGRIVPISLELESNRRQLIISGPNTGGKTVALKTVGLLTLMAQAGVPVPAGCAELPVFDAVLADIGDYQSIEQNLSTFSAHITNIDRISRTATERSLVLLDELGSATDPAEGAALAVAIADYFCRRGCVSVISTHHTALKVYAANTDGVLNAAVGFDERTLQPTYELKIGVPGASAGINIAQRLGLNPEILKSAREAAGTQAQDVARFLDKLHSELREAEQERFRLQTREEEVAREKKRLEAEGLKEQRERVREMEKKLEAVLRDFEYRARETVQAVQERASALKLSKDAERRIAKLRREFKEEFDSAIVAHSTGADRGDPHARPSEVKHVSEGDTVRLKSLGRNAVIKRKLDDQAYEVEMGAMKMRVPKDDIAEIVIHASDSPVKQARARGISVSVAEESGVPTEINVIGENVDEATRRVEKFIDRAFLAGATRVRIVHGSGMGILRKALRQYLKNHPQVASVTEPAQNEGGGGATVVELRI